The following DNA comes from Streptomyces globosus.
GGCATTCGCCGGTGTGCCGGTAGATCACCTCGGGTGGTCCGGACGAGCGGTCCGCGTGTCCCCGGCGGACAGGCTCAAGAGGCTTGATCAGCTTCTTGCAGGCGGTACAGCGGTGACCGCTCGGCGCGTAAGTCACGTACTCCCACTGGCGCGCATCGGTTGCATTGCTGATCGCCATGTTTCGCCGTCCCCTCGAATCCGCTCGCTGCGTGGATCGTCCCGCCGAGCGAGCGGCACCGCCTAGTTGTTCTGTCCCGGGAGGTTGTGGACGGGTGATGCAGGTCTCGGCCGAGGGATCTTGAACGGGTGAGGGCCTTCCGGGTTCGGTGTGGATTGCGACGTCTACACCGACCAGAAAGGCCCTCGTGGTCCACCGTAATGCACCCCTGACCGAGACCGGACGGCTGCGTCTGGCCCGCTGCGTGGTCGAGGACGGCTGGCCGCTGCGGCGGGCCGCCGAACGCTTCCAGGTCGCGCCCACCACCGCCCAGCGGTGGGCCGCCCGCTACCGGGCCTCCGGCGAGGCGGGCATGGCCGACCGCTCCAGCCGGCCCCGTCACAGCCCCCGCCGGACCCCGACCCGCACCGAGCGCCGGATCATCAAGGTCCGCATCCTGCGACGGTGGGGACCGGCCCGCATCGCCCACCTGCTGGACCTGGTGCCCCCTACCGTCCACCGAGTCCTGACCCGGTTCGGCCTGGCCCGCCTGACACACCTGGACCGCGCGACCGGCCGGAACATCCGCCGCTACGAACGCGAACGCCCTGGCGAACTCGTCCATGTCGACATCAAGAAACTCGGCAACATCCCCGACGGCGGCGGCCACAAGGTCCTCGGCCGCCAGGCCGGCCGCAAGACCCGCAAGAACGCCGGCTACAGCTACATCCACACCGCCGTCGACGACCACTCCCGCCTCGCCTACAGCGAGATCCTCACCGACGAGAAGAAAGAGACCGCCACCGGCTTCTGGACCCGGGCACACGCCTACTTCACCAGCGTCGGGATCACCGTCGAACGGGTCCTGACCGACAACGGCGCCTGCTACAAGTCCCACACCTGGCGCGACACGCTGGCAGCGGCCGGGATCACCCACAAGCGAACCCGGCCCTACCGGCCCCAGACCAACGGCAAAGTCGAACGCCTCAACCGCACCCTGCTCGACGAATGGGCCTACGCCCGCCCCTACCGGTCAGAACAGGAGCGACGCGACGCCTTCCCCGACTGGCTGCACACCTACAATCACCACCGCGGACACACCGCGCTCGCAGGCAAACCACCCGCCAGCCGCGTCCCCAACCTCACAGGGCAATACACCTAGTGAGATCCCTAGGGGCAACCTGAGCCAGCGGGGAAAAGAGCACCGCCCAGTGGCATCCGTAGTGGCACGCTGAGGTCATGGAACTCGGGGAGCTGATCAGGGATCTCCGCAAGGCTCGTGGATGGAGCCAGGGGCGGTTGGCGTCAGCGATCAACGCGGCGCACGGCACGACGCTGGCACGGGAGTACGTGAGCAACTGGGAGCGTTCCAAGATCACGCCCGGTGCGT
Coding sequences within:
- a CDS encoding IS481 family transposase produces the protein MVHRNAPLTETGRLRLARCVVEDGWPLRRAAERFQVAPTTAQRWAARYRASGEAGMADRSSRPRHSPRRTPTRTERRIIKVRILRRWGPARIAHLLDLVPPTVHRVLTRFGLARLTHLDRATGRNIRRYERERPGELVHVDIKKLGNIPDGGGHKVLGRQAGRKTRKNAGYSYIHTAVDDHSRLAYSEILTDEKKETATGFWTRAHAYFTSVGITVERVLTDNGACYKSHTWRDTLAAAGITHKRTRPYRPQTNGKVERLNRTLLDEWAYARPYRSEQERRDAFPDWLHTYNHHRGHTALAGKPPASRVPNLTGQYT